One Carassius gibelio isolate Cgi1373 ecotype wild population from Czech Republic chromosome A7, carGib1.2-hapl.c, whole genome shotgun sequence DNA window includes the following coding sequences:
- the LOC128016642 gene encoding RWD domain-containing protein 4 isoform X1, with protein MTANEDQEMELEALRSIYEGDDCFKELSPVSFQFRIGDLDDSRSFLLEVSWAENYPETAPHISLDSFFNNRISLETKQYILSKLSEQVETNLGTAMMYTLFEWAKENQETLMENHQPVTSAVTLISNIDVMNNSTTASKKKEKKEQLTKAQKRKLIGRTDNKGELPRGWDWVDVVKHVSSLCIKYTCI; from the exons ATGACAGCCAATGAAGACCAGGAG ATGGAGTTGGAGGCTCTGCGCTCTATCTATGAAGGAGATGACTGCTTTAAAGAGCTCAGCCCTGTCTCTTTTCAGTTCAGG ATAGGAGATCTTGATGACTCCAGATCCTTCCTGCTAGAAGTGTCCTGGGCAGAGAACTATCCTGAAACTGCCCCGCACATTTCATTAGATTCTTTTTTCAACAACAGAAT ATCCCTGGAGACAAAGCAGTACATTCTCTCGAAATTGAGTGAACAGGTAGAGACCAACCTGGGTACTGCCATGATGTACACGCTCTTTGAGTGGGCTAAAGAGAACCAGGAAACACTCATGGAAAACCACCAGCCTGTGACATCTGCTGTG ACCCTGATATCCAACATCGATGTCATGAATAATTCCACCACTGCCAgtaagaagaaggagaagaaagagCAACTAACCAAAGCACAGAAGAGGAAACTGATTGGAAGAACAG ATAATAAGGGTGAACTGCCAAGAGGTTGGGACTGGGTAGATGTTGTTAAG CATGTAAGCAGTTTGTGtataaaatatacatgtatttag
- the LOC128016642 gene encoding RWD domain-containing protein 4 isoform X2 codes for MTANEDQEMELEALRSIYEGDDCFKELSPVSFQFRIGDLDDSRSFLLEVSWAENYPETAPHISLDSFFNNRISLETKQYILSKLSEQVETNLGTAMMYTLFEWAKENQETLMENHQPVTSAVTLISNIDVMNNSTTASKKKEKKEQLTKAQKRKLIGRTDNKGELPRGWDWVDVVKLSKTGGKCED; via the exons ATGACAGCCAATGAAGACCAGGAG ATGGAGTTGGAGGCTCTGCGCTCTATCTATGAAGGAGATGACTGCTTTAAAGAGCTCAGCCCTGTCTCTTTTCAGTTCAGG ATAGGAGATCTTGATGACTCCAGATCCTTCCTGCTAGAAGTGTCCTGGGCAGAGAACTATCCTGAAACTGCCCCGCACATTTCATTAGATTCTTTTTTCAACAACAGAAT ATCCCTGGAGACAAAGCAGTACATTCTCTCGAAATTGAGTGAACAGGTAGAGACCAACCTGGGTACTGCCATGATGTACACGCTCTTTGAGTGGGCTAAAGAGAACCAGGAAACACTCATGGAAAACCACCAGCCTGTGACATCTGCTGTG ACCCTGATATCCAACATCGATGTCATGAATAATTCCACCACTGCCAgtaagaagaaggagaagaaagagCAACTAACCAAAGCACAGAAGAGGAAACTGATTGGAAGAACAG ATAATAAGGGTGAACTGCCAAGAGGTTGGGACTGGGTAGATGTTGTTAAG
- the LOC128016642 gene encoding RWD domain-containing protein 4 isoform X3, with protein sequence MLDKMELEALRSIYEGDDCFKELSPVSFQFRIGDLDDSRSFLLEVSWAENYPETAPHISLDSFFNNRISLETKQYILSKLSEQVETNLGTAMMYTLFEWAKENQETLMENHQPVTSAVTLISNIDVMNNSTTASKKKEKKEQLTKAQKRKLIGRTDNKGELPRGWDWVDVVKHVSSLCIKYTCI encoded by the exons ATGCTGGATAAA ATGGAGTTGGAGGCTCTGCGCTCTATCTATGAAGGAGATGACTGCTTTAAAGAGCTCAGCCCTGTCTCTTTTCAGTTCAGG ATAGGAGATCTTGATGACTCCAGATCCTTCCTGCTAGAAGTGTCCTGGGCAGAGAACTATCCTGAAACTGCCCCGCACATTTCATTAGATTCTTTTTTCAACAACAGAAT ATCCCTGGAGACAAAGCAGTACATTCTCTCGAAATTGAGTGAACAGGTAGAGACCAACCTGGGTACTGCCATGATGTACACGCTCTTTGAGTGGGCTAAAGAGAACCAGGAAACACTCATGGAAAACCACCAGCCTGTGACATCTGCTGTG ACCCTGATATCCAACATCGATGTCATGAATAATTCCACCACTGCCAgtaagaagaaggagaagaaagagCAACTAACCAAAGCACAGAAGAGGAAACTGATTGGAAGAACAG ATAATAAGGGTGAACTGCCAAGAGGTTGGGACTGGGTAGATGTTGTTAAG CATGTAAGCAGTTTGTGtataaaatatacatgtatttag